The proteins below are encoded in one region of Deltaproteobacteria bacterium:
- the miaA gene encoding tRNA (adenosine(37)-N6)-dimethylallyltransferase MiaA, whose amino-acid sequence MRARLIIIVGPTAIGKTEVAISLAREWNGEIISADSMQVYRLMDIGTAKPSVEERTLVKHHLIDLVNPDAQFNAAMFIETAQKIIRELHSRRKPIFVVGGTGLYIKALLGGLFKGPDADEGLRKVYRHELKQFGKEYLYDKLKEKDKRAAATIDKNDVVRIIRALEVLELSGESIVEKQKAHKFSDNLYDCTRIGLTMDRSSLYKKIDQRTEKMIRDGLVDEVQGLLSMGYRESLKPMQSLGYKHIIKYIKGSYTLEDAVRIIKRDTRHYAKRQMTWFGADKQIAWFSPADIDAMRGHIDLFLSQ is encoded by the coding sequence ATGAGAGCCCGCCTGATTATAATCGTTGGTCCTACAGCCATAGGCAAAACAGAGGTTGCTATTTCCCTGGCTCGCGAGTGGAATGGTGAGATTATCAGCGCCGATTCGATGCAGGTCTACCGGCTGATGGATATCGGCACGGCAAAGCCTTCTGTTGAAGAACGGACTCTGGTGAAACATCATCTTATTGATCTTGTTAATCCTGATGCTCAATTCAATGCAGCCATGTTTATTGAGACGGCTCAGAAGATCATCAGGGAATTACATAGCCGGAGAAAGCCCATATTTGTTGTTGGCGGCACCGGCCTGTATATAAAGGCTCTGCTCGGCGGTCTTTTTAAAGGGCCGGATGCAGATGAGGGCTTAAGAAAAGTATACAGGCATGAACTCAAGCAATTCGGGAAAGAATATTTGTACGATAAGTTGAAAGAAAAGGATAAACGGGCCGCCGCCACAATCGATAAAAATGATGTTGTCCGGATCATCCGAGCCCTGGAGGTTCTGGAACTAAGCGGTGAGTCGATTGTTGAAAAACAGAAAGCCCACAAATTCAGCGACAATCTTTATGACTGCACAAGGATAGGCCTTACGATGGACCGTTCTTCCCTTTATAAAAAAATTGATCAAAGAACAGAAAAAATGATACGTGATGGTCTCGTTGACGAGGTTCAGGGACTTCTCTCTATGGGCTACCGTGAAAGCCTCAAGCCGATGCAATCGCTGGGATATAAACATATTATAAAATATATAAAAGGGTCATACACCCTTGAAGACGCCGTCAGGATAATAAAACGTGACACGCGTCACTATGCGAAACGGCAGATGACATGGTTTGGTGCGGATAAGCAGATTGCGTGGTTTTCCCCCGCAGATATTGATGCCATGAGGGGACATATTGATCTTTTTCTCTCTCAATGA
- the tnpA gene encoding IS200/IS605 family transposase, whose protein sequence is MEHYRRTSHTRFDIKYHLVWITKYRKKLLRGDVATRLRQIVRDICAELEVEIIKGHIGKDHVHMFVSCPPHVSSSHLMQRVKGKSSRKLLQEYSHLKRECWGRHLWARGFFVASSGNITDEMIIEYIESQDISKEDKEFKVEDP, encoded by the coding sequence ATGGAGCATTATAGAAGGACATCGCATACCCGCTTTGACATCAAGTATCATTTGGTTTGGATCACGAAGTACCGTAAGAAGCTGTTGCGGGGAGATGTAGCGACAAGATTGCGGCAGATCGTGAGGGATATATGTGCCGAACTGGAGGTAGAGATCATCAAGGGACATATAGGTAAGGATCATGTGCATATGTTTGTGTCGTGTCCTCCGCATGTTTCCTCCAGTCATCTCATGCAACGAGTCAAGGGTAAGAGTTCACGCAAGTTGTTGCAGGAGTATAGCCATTTGAAGCGAGAGTGTTGGGGTCGGCACCTATGGGCACGAGGATTTTTCGTGGCCAGTTCCGGTAATATCACGGATGAAATGATCATAGAGTACATAGAGTCCCAAGACATATCGAAAGAAGATAAAGAGTTCAAAGTAGAAGACCCATAG